A single genomic interval of Lathyrus oleraceus cultivar Zhongwan6 chromosome 7, CAAS_Psat_ZW6_1.0, whole genome shotgun sequence harbors:
- the LOC127105373 gene encoding cinnamoyl-CoA reductase 1 isoform X2 translates to MTSSGGVNRKVCVTGAGGFVASWLVKLLLSKDYVVHGTVRDPGSQKYEHLLKLEKASENLTLFKADILDYESVYSAIDGCSGVFHVACPVPSTVVSNPEVEVIEPAVKGTTNVLEACLKANVERVVFVSSIAAVCINPNVPKDKVIDESFWSDKDYCKETKNWYCFAKTEAEEQALNFANRTGLRMVSICPSLVLGPILQSTTNASSLFLIKLLKGCDSLENKRRWIVDVRDVVSALVLAYENHEEGRYICISQAFTTRGLAEKLKSIYPNYKYPINYIEVDDYKMLSSEKLQSLGWKCRTIEETLVDSVESYKEAGLLQSEQF, encoded by the exons ATGACATCAAGTGGAG GTGTTAATAGAAAGGTTTGTGTTACTGGAGCAGGAGGGTTTGTAGCATCATGGCTTGTTAAACTTCTTCTCTCCAAAGATTATGTTGTCCATGGAACAGTTAGAGATCCTG GTAGTCAGAAATATGAACACTTGCTTAAACTTGAGAAGGCTTCTGAGAATCTTACACTCTTCAAGGCAGATATTTTGGATTATGAATCTGTTTACTCCGCAATCGATGGATGCAGTGGAGTTTTTCATGTTGCTTGTCCTGTACCATCAACAGTTGTATCTAATCCTGAG GTGGAAGTGATTGAGCCTGCAGTGAAGGGGACAACTAATGTACTTGAAGCGTGTCTAAAAGCTAATGTAGAACGTGTCGTCTTTGTTTCATCTATTGCCGCGGTTTGTATCAACCCTAATGTACCGAAAGATAAAGTGATTGATGAGTCTTTTTGGTCTGACAAAGACTATTGCAAAGAAACTAAG AACTGGTATTGCTTTGCGAAGACAGAGGCGGAAGAGCAGGCGCTGAACTTTGCAAACAGGACCGGGCTTCGTATGGTGAGCATTTGTCCTAGTTTAGTTTTGGGGCCAATTTTGCAGTCAACCACTAATGCAAGTAGCTTGTTTCTCATCAAACTTTTAAAAG GCTGTGATTCATTGGAGAATAAACGTCGATGGATAGTTGACGTACGTGACGTGGTTAGTGCATTAGTTTTGGCTTATGAGAATCATGAAGAAGGGAGGTATATATGTATTTCACAGGCTTTCACAACACGAGGTTTGGCAGAGAAATTGAAGAGTATATATCCAAACTACAAGTATCCTATAAA TTATATTGAGGTGGATGATTACAAAATGCTGAGCTCAGAGAAATTGCAAAGTTTGGGTTGGAAATGCAGGACAATAGAGGAAACACTGGTTGATTCTGTTGAGAGCTATAAGGAGGCAGGACTACTTCAATCAGAACAATTTTAG
- the LOC127105373 gene encoding cinnamoyl-CoA reductase 1 isoform X1: MASSGGVNRKVCVTGAGGFVASWLVKLLLSKDYVVHGTVRDPGSQKYEHLLKLEKASENLTLFKADILDYESVYSAIDGCSGVFHVACPVPSTVVSNPEVEVIEPAVKGTTNVLEACLKANVERVVFVSSIAAVCINPNVPKDKVIDESFWSDKDYCKETKNWYCFAKTEAEEQALNFANRTGLRMVSICPSLVLGPILQSTTNASSLFLIKLLKGCDSLENKRRWIVDVRDVVSALVLAYENHEEGRYICISQAFTTRGLAEKLKSIYPNYKYPINYIEVDDYKMLSSEKLQSLGWKCRTIEETLVDSVESYKEAGLLQSEQF, translated from the exons ATGGCATCCAGTGGAGGTGTTAATAGAAAGGTTTGTGTTACTGGAGCAGGAGGGTTTGTAGCATCATGGCTTGTTAAACTTCTTCTCTCCAAAGATTATGTTGTCCATGGAACAGTTAGAGATCCTG GTAGTCAGAAATATGAACACTTGCTTAAACTTGAGAAGGCTTCTGAGAATCTTACACTCTTCAAGGCAGATATTTTGGATTATGAATCTGTTTACTCCGCAATCGATGGATGCAGTGGAGTTTTTCATGTTGCTTGTCCTGTACCATCAACAGTTGTATCTAATCCTGAG GTGGAAGTGATTGAGCCTGCAGTGAAGGGGACAACTAATGTACTTGAAGCGTGTCTAAAAGCTAATGTAGAACGTGTCGTCTTTGTTTCATCTATTGCCGCGGTTTGTATCAACCCTAATGTACCGAAAGATAAAGTGATTGATGAGTCTTTTTGGTCTGACAAAGACTATTGCAAAGAAACTAAG AACTGGTATTGCTTTGCGAAGACAGAGGCGGAAGAGCAGGCGCTGAACTTTGCAAACAGGACCGGGCTTCGTATGGTGAGCATTTGTCCTAGTTTAGTTTTGGGGCCAATTTTGCAGTCAACCACTAATGCAAGTAGCTTGTTTCTCATCAAACTTTTAAAAG GCTGTGATTCATTGGAGAATAAACGTCGATGGATAGTTGACGTACGTGACGTGGTTAGTGCATTAGTTTTGGCTTATGAGAATCATGAAGAAGGGAGGTATATATGTATTTCACAGGCTTTCACAACACGAGGTTTGGCAGAGAAATTGAAGAGTATATATCCAAACTACAAGTATCCTATAAA TTATATTGAGGTGGATGATTACAAAATGCTGAGCTCAGAGAAATTGCAAAGTTTGGGTTGGAAATGCAGGACAATAGAGGAAACACTGGTTGATTCTGTTGAGAGCTATAAGGAGGCAGGACTACTTCAATCAGAACAATTTTAG
- the LOC127104904 gene encoding uncharacterized protein LOC127104904 has translation MNESNPELPHYIKPPYLILKKKPKKETKVRQFNKFMDMLTKIQINIPFCEALEHMHVYAKFMKEILLRKIKLKHDENIVLAEECSAIIQRKLPLKLTDLGRFTIMCSIGSLRIGHALFDLGASINLMSLSMMRKLNYGESKPTKMTLALVDQSITCPYGVLEDVLVRVDELLFPVDFVILNMHEDSETPLILGRPFLEMGRDLIDVELRELILRFNKEKIVFNVFEAMKRQKENPQCYRIDMMKEKLKRYPYENIVKR, from the coding sequence ATGAATGAGTCTAACCCTGAGTTACCTCACTACATCAAACCACCTTACTTGATCTTGAAAAAGAAACCAAAGAAGGAGACGAAAGTACGCCAATTTAACAAGTTCATGGATATGTTGACAAAGATACAGATTAACATTCCATTTTGTGAAGCTCTTGAACATATGCATGTTTATGCTAAATTTATGAAAGAGATCTTATTGAGAAAGATTAAGTTGAAGCATGATGAAAACATCGTTTTGGCGGAAGAGTGCAGCGCAATTATTCAAAGAAAGCTTCCACTTAAACTCACTGATCTAGGTAGATTCACTATTATGTGTTCCATTGGTTCACTAAGAATTGGTCATGCTTTGTTTGATTTAGGAGCTAGCATCAATCTGATGTCTCTATCTATGATGAGGAAGTTGAATTATGGTGAGTCGAAACCAACTAAAATGACTCTAGCATTGGTTGATCAGTCAATCACATGTCCATATGGAGTTCTTGAAGACGTACTAGTTAGAGTCGATGAATTATTATTTCCTGTAGATTTTGTGATTCTAAACATGCATGAGGATTCTGAAACACCACTAATCCTCGGAAGACCGTTCTTGGAAATGGGTAGAGATCTCATTGATGTAGAATTGAGGGAGTTGATATTGAGGTTTAACAAGGAAAAAATTGTCTTCAACGTGTTTGAAGCAATGAAACGCCAAAAAGAAAACCCTCAGTGCTACAGAATAGACATGATGAAAGAAAAACTAAAAAGGTATCCTTATGAGAACATAGTGAAAAGATAA